The nucleotide sequence CAACGAGCAGTTCGCCGAGTACGTGCGCGAGCGGATCCGCGAGCGCGTCAAGGATCCCGAGCTCGCCGAGAAGCTTTCGCCGCGCACCTACCCGATCGCCAGCAAGCGGATGTGCGTCGACACCGGCTACTTCGAGGTCTACAACCAGGACAACGTCACGCTGATCGACATCCACGAGAAGCCGATCGAGAAGTTCACCGAGGGCGGGATCATCGCCGGCGGCGAGGAGCGTGAGTACGACGTCGTCATCCTCGCGACCGGGTTCGACGCGATGACCGGCGCGGTCAACAAGATCGACATCACGGCACGCGGTAAGAAGCTGCGGGAGCACTGGGCGCACGGTCCGCAGACGTACCTCGGCCTGATGGTCAGCGGGTTCCCGAACCTGCTGATGATCACCGGCCCGCAGAGCCCGTCGGTGCTGACGAACATGATGACGTCGATCGAGTACGACGTCGACTGGATCAGCCGGCTGCTGACGGACATGCGCGATCGGGGCAAGACGCGCATCGAGGCGCGCCCGGAGTCCGAGCAGTGGTGGGTGAAGGCCAACAACGACATCGCCGCGCTGACGCTGATGCCGCAGGCCCACTCCTGGTACATGGGCGCCAACATCCCCGGCAAGGAGCAGGTGTTCATGCCGTGGGTGGGCGGTTCCGACGTCTACATGGCGATCTGTGAAGGGATCGCGCTCGCCGGCAACTACCACGGCTTCAAGATGCAGTAGCTCCGCCGTCCTCGCGCCGGTCACTCGACAGCGAGGTGCGCAGGGTTGCTCGACAGCAAGGGTGCGCGGGATTCGTCGCTGACGACGAATCCCGCGCACCTTGCTGGTAGGTAGGCGAAGCGGCCCCGCGGAGGCGACTGCGGACCACCTGCCGGCAGCGCCGCATCGTCGTCCCTAGAGCGCGATCGCGACCAGTGCGACGGCCGGGAGGATCACCGAGCCCACGGTGCCGCGGACGCTTCCGCCGCGCGGGCGCCAGTACCCGATCAGGTCGGCGACGCCCATGAACAACGACGAGAACAGCATGTAGATGCAGCACACGACCACCACGGTGGTTCCGGTCACCGCGTCGGCGTAGCCGACCATCCACAAGCCGATGAACGTGCCGACGCCGACGAGGGCGTTCCTGGCGCCGATGCAGAACGACCACAGGTGCACCTGCCGCAGGCCGCTCGCCTCGATGCCGAGAAACCGCTGCACCCAGGGGCGATCGATGAGGAAGGCCTCCAGGGGGAACACGACGATCAGCAGCAGCGCCGAGAGCCCGGCGGCGAGCTGCGCGACTGCGTTGATGGTGACCTCCGCCGAAGACTTGCGCCGGTGGCAATCGGCACGCGGGTAGTACCGACCTCCATGGTCGGCGCTCCCGATGGCTTGTCAAGCCCGCTCGCGGTGTCCGGCACCGCCGCCGGACAGGGTGCCCAAAAGCAAGGTGCGCGGGTTCGTCCCTAAGGACGAATCCCGCGCACCTTACTGGTAGGCAGTCGAAGCGGCGCCGCTACTCGGCGTCCTTGATCTCGCAGATCACGGTGCCCTGGGTGACCGGGTCGCCGGGGGAGCCCTGCAGGCCGGTGATCACGCCGTCCTTGTGCGCAGTCACCGGGTTCTCCATCTTCATCGCCTCGAGGACGACGACGAGTTCGCCGGCGGAGACCGACTGGCCCTCCTCGACGGCAACCTTGACGATGGTGCCCTGCATCGGGGCGGTGACCGAGTCGCCGGAGGCCGCGGAGCCGCTGCCGCCGCCCATCTTGCGCTTCTTCGCGGCCTTCTTCGGCCCGGTGCCGTTGCCGCCGAAGGACAGGTCGCCCGGCAGCGAGACCTCGACGCGCTTGCCGCCGACCTCGACGACGACCGTGTGCCGCGGCAGCGTCTCGTCGTGCGCCTCGGCGCCGCCGGTGAACGGCTCGACCTGGTTGTCGTACTCGGTCTCGATCCAGCGGGTGTGGACGTCGAAGCCCTCGGCGGGCTTGCCGTCCTTGTCGGCGGCGATGAACGCGGGGTCGCGGACGACGGCGCGGTGGAACGGGATGACCGTCGCCATGCCCTCGACCTGCAGCTCGTCGAGCGCGCGCCGCGAGCGCTCCAGCGCCTGCGTGCGGTCCTTGCCGGTGACGATCAGCTTGCCCAGCAGCGAGTCGAACTGGCCGCCGATGACCGAGCCGGTCTCGACGCCGAAGTCCATGCGCACGCCCGGGCCGGACGGCTCGACGAGCTTGGTGACGGTGCCCGGGGCGGGCAGGAAGTTGCGGCCGGCGTCCTCGCCGTTGATGCGAAACTCGAACGAGTGCCCGCGCGGCTCCGGATCCTCGGTGTACGGCATCGCCTTGCCCTCGGCGATGGCGAACTGCTCGCGGACGAGGTCGAAGCCGGAGGTCTCCTCGGTGACCGGGTGCTCGACCTGCAGGCGGGTGTTGACCTCGAGGAACGAGATCACGCCGTCCTGGCCGACGAGGAACTCGCAGGTGCCGGCGCCGTAGTAGCCGGCCTCCTTGACGATCTTCTTCGACGCCTCGTGCAGGCTGGCGCGCTGCTCCGCGGTCAGGAACGGCGCGGGCGCCTCCTCGACGAGCTTCTGGTTGCGGCGCTGCAGCGAGCAGTCGCGGCTGCCGACGACGATCACGTTGCCGTGCTGGTCGGCCAGCACCTGGGTCTCGACGTGCCGGGGCTTGTCCAGGAACCGCTCGACGAAGCACTCGCCGCGGCCGAACGCGCTCTCGGCCTCGCGGACGGCGGAGTGGAACAGCTCGGGGATCTCCTCCATCGTGCGGGCGACCTTCAGGCCGCGGCCGCCGCCGCCGAAGGCCGCCTTGATCGCGACCGGCAGGCCGTGCTCCTCCGCGAACGCGATGACCTCGTCCGGCCCGTTGACCGGGTCGGCGGTGCCGGGCACCAGCGGAGCGCCGGCCTTCATCGCGATGTGGCGGGCGGTGACC is from Cumulibacter manganitolerans and encodes:
- a CDS encoding DUF1304 family protein, which gives rise to MGSADHGGRYYPRADCHRRKSSAEVTINAVAQLAAGLSALLLIVVFPLEAFLIDRPWVQRFLGIEASGLRQVHLWSFCIGARNALVGVGTFIGLWMVGYADAVTGTTVVVVCCIYMLFSSLFMGVADLIGYWRPRGGSVRGTVGSVILPAVALVAIAL
- a CDS encoding acetyl/propionyl/methylcrotonyl-CoA carboxylase subunit alpha — encoded protein: MPVQSEGDTTAIKKVLVANRGEIAVRVIRACKDAGIGSVAVYADPDRDAPFVRMADEAVALGGSTSAESYLVIDKLIDAAKKSGADAIHPGYGFLSENAHFAQAVIDADLIWIGPPPSAIEALGDKVTARHIAMKAGAPLVPGTADPVNGPDEVIAFAEEHGLPVAIKAAFGGGGRGLKVARTMEEIPELFHSAVREAESAFGRGECFVERFLDKPRHVETQVLADQHGNVIVVGSRDCSLQRRNQKLVEEAPAPFLTAEQRASLHEASKKIVKEAGYYGAGTCEFLVGQDGVISFLEVNTRLQVEHPVTEETSGFDLVREQFAIAEGKAMPYTEDPEPRGHSFEFRINGEDAGRNFLPAPGTVTKLVEPSGPGVRMDFGVETGSVIGGQFDSLLGKLIVTGKDRTQALERSRRALDELQVEGMATVIPFHRAVVRDPAFIAADKDGKPAEGFDVHTRWIETEYDNQVEPFTGGAEAHDETLPRHTVVVEVGGKRVEVSLPGDLSFGGNGTGPKKAAKKRKMGGGSGSAASGDSVTAPMQGTIVKVAVEEGQSVSAGELVVVLEAMKMENPVTAHKDGVITGLQGSPGDPVTQGTVICEIKDAE